A stretch of the Acidimicrobiales bacterium genome encodes the following:
- a CDS encoding ABC transporter ATP-binding protein, with protein MALAIDIQRVSKRFRLYHEKYTSLKERVLHAGHIPYEDFWALRDVEAQIEAGKTVGILGRNGSGKSTLLKCIAGILQPTSGQVVVRGQLAAMLELGAGFQPELSGRDNIYLNGSLLGLSRREIDRRFDAIVEFAELDQFIDNQVKYYSSGMYVRLGFAVAVNVEPDVLLVDEVLAVGDERFQQKCLERVRAFQREGRTIVVVAHSPDLLRQVCDEIMVLDRGELVTMSSPGEAIQAFRGILIDAGAVGPEGEPGVAGSAPGLGHRQVRILGTRVEHPGQAERSYVVSGEPLALHVDFEVAEAVAAASFSITVLSARNEVVYSSATGALGQPIALAPGAGSLSFVFDSLPLLDGSFTVSLDVRDERGAVLDVAENAAKFEVMNPGRATGIVALPLRVELVAPGDARPSLASRTLP; from the coding sequence GTGGCCCTCGCGATCGACATCCAGCGGGTCTCGAAGCGCTTCCGCCTGTACCACGAGAAGTACACGTCGCTCAAGGAGCGGGTCCTCCACGCCGGTCACATCCCCTACGAGGACTTCTGGGCGCTGCGGGACGTCGAGGCGCAGATCGAGGCGGGAAAGACGGTCGGGATCCTCGGCCGCAACGGCTCGGGGAAGTCGACGCTGCTGAAGTGCATCGCCGGCATCCTCCAGCCGACGTCCGGGCAGGTCGTCGTGCGCGGTCAGCTCGCCGCGATGCTCGAGCTCGGCGCGGGGTTCCAGCCGGAGCTGTCGGGCCGGGACAACATCTACCTCAACGGCTCGCTGCTCGGCCTCTCCCGGAGGGAGATCGATCGCCGCTTCGATGCCATCGTCGAGTTCGCCGAGCTCGACCAGTTCATCGACAACCAGGTCAAGTACTACTCCTCGGGGATGTACGTCCGCCTCGGCTTCGCGGTCGCTGTGAACGTCGAGCCCGACGTCCTGCTCGTCGACGAGGTGCTGGCCGTCGGCGACGAGCGGTTCCAGCAGAAGTGCCTCGAGCGCGTCCGCGCCTTCCAGCGCGAGGGCCGCACGATCGTCGTCGTGGCCCACTCTCCCGACCTGCTGCGCCAGGTGTGCGACGAGATCATGGTGCTCGACCGCGGGGAGCTCGTCACGATGTCGAGCCCCGGCGAGGCGATCCAGGCCTTCCGGGGGATCCTGATCGACGCCGGGGCGGTCGGGCCGGAGGGCGAGCCGGGCGTCGCCGGCTCCGCGCCGGGCCTCGGGCACCGCCAGGTGCGCATCCTCGGGACGCGCGTCGAGCACCCCGGCCAGGCCGAGCGCAGCTACGTCGTGAGCGGCGAGCCGCTCGCGCTCCACGTCGACTTCGAGGTCGCCGAGGCGGTGGCGGCGGCGAGCTTCAGCATCACCGTCCTGTCGGCGCGCAACGAGGTCGTCTACTCGAGCGCCACCGGGGCGCTCGGGCAGCCGATCGCGCTGGCGCCGGGGGCCGGCAGCCTCTCGTTCGTCTTCGACTCGCTGCCGCTCCTCGACGGGAGCTTCACGGTGAGCCTCGACGTGCGCGACGAGCGCGGCGCCGTGCTCGACGTCGCCGAGAACGCCGCCAAGTTCGAGGTGATGAACCCTGGCAGGGCGACGGGGATCGTGGCACTGCCGCTGCGCGTCGAGCTCGTGGCGCCGGGCGACGCCCGCCCCTCGCTCGCGAGCCGCACGCTGCCGTGA
- a CDS encoding glycosyltransferase → MSSGPPSPVRIDQVIPAIVEHDAVSNHTFAAQRLLRSLGYASDVFARIIGPGCAGRVRPLEELEVTDPDRHWLCYQHSIGSPAAEVFARHPGRKLLDYHNVTPAHLVERWLPPLADEARLGRAQLRELAPIVDFAFADSPYNAAELEAAGFAIARVVPVLVEPGNVAAPADPQVRARLAARRAEGGSDWLFVGQLAPHKAQHDVVAAFACYREVYDERARLHLVGREMGSAYRDALERFVAALGLEDAVDLPGSVPTAALAAYYEAADVFVCCSDHEGFCAPLVEAMARGLPVVAFAAAAVPGTLGDAGVLLERKDPAHVAAAARRVLTDPGLRAALVQRGRARAALFSRDRAEAAFAAAIAEAVTLVTSRDGDSLQPQA, encoded by the coding sequence ATGAGCTCGGGTCCGCCCTCGCCGGTCCGCATCGACCAGGTCATCCCGGCCATCGTCGAGCACGACGCGGTGAGCAACCACACCTTCGCCGCCCAGCGGCTGCTGCGCTCCCTCGGCTACGCCTCCGACGTGTTCGCCCGGATCATCGGGCCCGGCTGCGCAGGCAGGGTCCGCCCCCTCGAGGAGCTGGAGGTCACCGATCCCGACCGGCACTGGCTGTGCTACCAGCACTCGATCGGCAGTCCCGCGGCGGAGGTGTTCGCCCGTCACCCAGGACGGAAGCTGCTCGACTACCACAACGTCACCCCGGCACACCTCGTCGAGCGGTGGCTCCCGCCGCTCGCCGACGAGGCCCGACTCGGGCGGGCGCAGCTGCGGGAGCTGGCGCCGATCGTCGACTTCGCGTTCGCCGACTCGCCCTACAACGCGGCCGAGCTCGAGGCGGCGGGCTTCGCCATCGCCCGCGTGGTGCCCGTCCTCGTCGAGCCGGGCAACGTCGCCGCCCCCGCCGACCCGCAGGTGCGGGCGCGCCTCGCCGCACGCCGCGCCGAGGGCGGGAGCGACTGGCTCTTCGTCGGTCAGCTCGCCCCGCACAAGGCTCAGCACGACGTCGTGGCCGCCTTCGCCTGCTACCGGGAGGTCTACGACGAACGGGCCCGGCTGCACCTCGTCGGGCGGGAGATGGGCAGCGCCTACCGCGACGCGCTTGAGCGCTTCGTCGCCGCGCTCGGGCTCGAGGACGCGGTCGACCTCCCGGGCTCGGTGCCGACCGCTGCGCTCGCGGCCTACTACGAGGCGGCCGACGTCTTCGTGTGCTGCTCCGACCACGAGGGGTTCTGCGCCCCGCTGGTCGAGGCGATGGCACGAGGCCTTCCCGTGGTCGCCTTCGCCGCCGCCGCGGTTCCCGGCACGCTCGGGGATGCCGGGGTGCTGCTCGAGCGCAAGGACCCGGCCCACGTCGCCGCTGCGGCCCGCCGCGTCCTCACCGATCCAGGCCTGCGGGCCGCGCTCGTCCAGCGGGGACGCGCCCGAGCGGCGCTGTTCAGCCGCGACCGGGCCGAGGCAGCCTTCGCCGCGGCGATCGCCGAGGCCGTCACGCTCGTCACCTCCCGAGATGGCGATTCACTCCAGCCTCAGGCGTAA
- a CDS encoding ABC transporter permease: MSEAGVPPAHELLDEVAPLELAPAPARELPARVVAARVSLPVRLKDLWRSRELFLFLVRKELKVKYKGSILGFLWSMLNPAVVLVVYYVVFTYFLKANVPDYALFLFSGLLVWNLFNNALMGSSTSIVAAAGIVKKVAFPREILAMSQVGAAVVFFGFQLVVMAVFLAGFQVAPAWSWLPLVPFALVDLVVLTAAIAIFLSAVNVYLRDIEHLIAVLLQAWFWGVPIIYSFNKVYTPSHRWLGYLYLADPITPIVLAFQRAFYGKVSYVTYADPVHHLGRVVSYQLANYPYHFYLVMLAWVLGIGVVLLLGALVVFGRIEGNFAEEL; encoded by the coding sequence GTGAGCGAGGCCGGTGTGCCGCCCGCCCATGAGCTCCTCGACGAGGTAGCGCCCCTCGAGCTCGCACCGGCACCGGCGCGCGAGCTCCCGGCTCGCGTGGTCGCCGCGCGCGTCAGCCTGCCGGTGCGGCTGAAGGACCTGTGGCGGTCGCGCGAGCTCTTCCTCTTCCTCGTCCGCAAGGAGCTCAAGGTCAAGTACAAGGGGAGCATCCTCGGCTTCCTCTGGTCGATGCTGAACCCGGCGGTGGTCCTCGTCGTCTACTACGTGGTCTTCACGTACTTCCTGAAGGCGAACGTCCCGGACTACGCCCTGTTCCTCTTCTCGGGCCTGCTCGTGTGGAACCTCTTCAACAACGCGCTCATGGGCTCGTCGACGTCGATCGTCGCGGCCGCGGGGATCGTGAAGAAGGTGGCGTTCCCCCGCGAGATCCTGGCCATGTCGCAGGTCGGGGCAGCGGTGGTGTTCTTCGGCTTCCAGCTCGTCGTGATGGCCGTCTTCCTCGCGGGGTTCCAGGTCGCACCGGCGTGGAGCTGGCTGCCGCTCGTGCCGTTCGCGCTCGTCGACCTCGTCGTGCTCACCGCGGCGATCGCGATCTTCCTGTCCGCGGTGAACGTCTACCTGCGGGACATCGAGCACCTGATCGCGGTGCTCCTGCAGGCATGGTTCTGGGGAGTGCCGATCATCTACAGCTTCAACAAGGTCTACACCCCGTCGCACCGCTGGCTCGGCTACCTGTACCTCGCCGACCCGATCACCCCGATCGTGCTCGCCTTCCAGCGGGCGTTCTACGGCAAGGTCTCCTACGTGACCTACGCCGACCCGGTCCACCACCTTGGGCGGGTCGTGAGCTACCAGCTCGCCAACTACCCGTACCACTTCTACCTCGTGATGCTGGCGTGGGTGCTCGGGATCGGCGTGGTTCTCCTGCTCGGTGCGCTGGTGGTCTTCGGGCGCATCGAGGGGAACTTCGCCGAGGAGCTGTGA